One Proteinivorax tanatarense DNA segment encodes these proteins:
- a CDS encoding choline kinase family protein has translation MNIEEVIQNKLRKIFDDESIVFDKSRFAGGLTNYNYIMNIKGIEYVIRKPGGMTDQMIDRKVEKVNNNIASKFGINSQCIYFDEHTGIKISLYIENSKNIALLDPNCNKNIKNVSEVMKKMHQSNKTFPNTFDFWAELSKYERIVNEINGALFFDYSSLKKQLYEIMTENIKSTTMVPCHNDTVPENFLLEESGRTYLIDWEYSGMNDPSWDVGSYILESQLAEDSIEHLLMTYYNEKPSVNEITKVKCYILAQDLLWTVWALIRHYHGDDFLDYCNNRYERFRKNIKAVKESIHYPIADMVIV, from the coding sequence ATGAATATAGAAGAAGTTATACAAAACAAACTGCGCAAGATTTTTGACGACGAAAGCATCGTTTTTGATAAATCACGGTTTGCTGGTGGTCTGACAAATTATAACTATATAATGAATATAAAGGGAATAGAATACGTAATCAGAAAGCCCGGTGGTATGACAGACCAAATGATAGATAGAAAAGTAGAAAAGGTTAACAACAACATTGCTTCGAAGTTTGGTATTAATTCTCAATGTATTTACTTTGATGAACATACCGGGATAAAAATAAGCCTGTATATTGAAAACAGCAAAAACATAGCGTTATTAGATCCGAACTGCAATAAAAACATAAAAAATGTTTCTGAGGTAATGAAAAAAATGCACCAAAGCAATAAAACATTTCCTAATACCTTTGACTTTTGGGCGGAATTAAGCAAGTATGAAAGAATTGTCAATGAAATAAACGGGGCTTTATTTTTTGATTATAGCTCATTAAAAAAACAGTTGTATGAAATAATGACAGAGAACATTAAATCTACAACCATGGTTCCATGCCATAACGATACCGTACCGGAGAACTTTTTATTAGAGGAAAGTGGAAGGACGTATCTTATTGATTGGGAATACTCTGGCATGAATGATCCTAGTTGGGATGTTGGTTCATATATCTTAGAATCACAGCTAGCTGAAGATTCCATTGAACACCTGCTGATGACTTATTACAACGAAAAGCCTTCCGTTAACGAAATAACAAAGGTTAAATGTTATATTTTAGCGCAAGATTTACTATGGACTGTATGGGCTTTAATAAGACATTATCATGGCGATGACTTTCTGGACTATTGTAATAATAGGTACGAACGATTCAGAAAAAACATAAAAGCGGTCAAGGAGTCTATCCACTACCCGATTGCTGATATGGTTATAGTTTAG
- a CDS encoding BMC domain-containing protein codes for MRYRGEEALGLIETIGMVPALEAADKMLKAANVELVAYENIGSTLVTIMIKGDIAAVKASVEAGAEAAAAIGKLTAQHSMPRPIKEVGDIVSIYDVDKY; via the coding sequence ATGAGATATCGTGGAGAAGAAGCTTTAGGTCTTATCGAAACAATTGGAATGGTACCTGCATTAGAAGCTGCTGATAAAATGTTAAAGGCAGCTAACGTAGAGTTAGTAGCATATGAAAATATAGGCTCAACCCTTGTGACTATCATGATAAAAGGTGACATAGCTGCGGTAAAAGCTTCTGTAGAAGCTGGAGCGGAAGCGGCGGCAGCTATCGGGAAGTTAACGGCGCAACACAGTATGCCGCGACCTATTAAAGAAGTTGGCGATATAGTTTCGATATATGATGTTGATAAATATTAA
- a CDS encoding BMC domain-containing protein: MSKYNALGLIETFGIVFVLEAADAMCKSSDVELVGFENVASGYISVLVQGDVGACKAAVEAGVKAVENMGSEVYSSVVIASPHQDLEKITARYSLENLNP, translated from the coding sequence ATGAGTAAATACAACGCATTAGGTTTGATAGAAACCTTTGGTATAGTTTTCGTGTTAGAAGCAGCAGATGCAATGTGCAAATCCTCAGATGTTGAGCTAGTTGGTTTTGAAAATGTGGCTTCTGGTTACATTTCTGTGCTAGTTCAAGGTGACGTGGGGGCATGCAAAGCAGCTGTAGAAGCCGGTGTGAAAGCTGTAGAAAATATGGGTTCAGAAGTTTATAGCTCCGTGGTTATTGCTAGCCCTCATCAAGACCTAGAAAAAATAACAGCCCGTTATTCGCTAGAGAACCTCAACCCTTAA
- the cutC gene encoding choline trimethylamine-lyase yields MDIREFSTKFAEATKHMSEEERNALMKVFEGISKDISNNETTNNMQAQTQTEQQGIPDGMTERLKKLKENYFKWKPSISIHRARAITEIAKENPGMPKILLRAKSFRHSCETAPLVIQDDELIVGAPCGAPRAGAFSPDIAWRWLENELDTVSTRPQDPFYLSEEDKKELQEEIFPFWKGQSVDEHCEDQYREAGLWELSGESFVSDCSYHQLNGGGDSNPGYDVILMKKGMIDIQNEAKAKLEELEYENPEDIEKIYFYKSIIDTTEGVMAYARRMSDYAAELAAKETNPKRKAELQKISEINRKVPAHKPETFWEAVQAVWTIESLLVVEENQTGMSIGRVDQYMYPFFKADLENGRMTEREAFELAGCMLIKMSEMMWLTSQEASEFFAGYQPFVNMCVGGVTREGLDATNDLTYLLMDAVRHVKIYQPTLATRIHSQSPKKYLKKIVDVVRSGMGFPACHFDDVHIKMMLAKGVSIEDARDYCLMGCVEPQKSGRLYQWTSTAYTQWPIAIELTMNNGVPQWYGKKVTPDFGDVDQYKTYEEFDNAVKEQIKYITKLTSVATVISQRVHRDLAPKPLMSIMYEGCMENGKDVSSGGAMYNFGPGVVWSGLATYVDSMAAIKKLVFDDKKYTLKQLNEALKADFAGCEQLRNDCLKAPKYGNDEDYADLIAADLVNFTETEHRKFRTLYSVLCHGTLSISNNTPFGQLTGATANGRKAWAPLSDGISPSQGADFKGPTAIIKSVSKMACDNMNLGMVHNFKLMSGLLDTPEGEQGIITLLRTANMLGVGEMQFNYLDNETLLAAQKNPEQYRDLIVRVAGYSAFFVELCKDVQDEIISRTVLNKF; encoded by the coding sequence TTGGATATTCGTGAATTTTCAACTAAGTTTGCAGAAGCAACAAAACACATGTCCGAAGAAGAGCGAAATGCGCTCATGAAAGTTTTTGAAGGCATATCAAAGGACATTTCTAATAATGAAACAACTAACAACATGCAAGCACAAACCCAAACAGAGCAACAAGGAATTCCTGATGGGATGACTGAACGTTTAAAAAAGTTAAAGGAGAACTATTTTAAGTGGAAGCCAAGTATCAGCATCCATCGTGCTCGTGCAATCACCGAAATTGCTAAAGAAAACCCAGGCATGCCTAAAATTTTACTAAGAGCTAAAAGTTTCCGTCACAGCTGCGAAACAGCACCTTTAGTTATCCAAGATGATGAGTTAATAGTAGGTGCGCCTTGTGGGGCCCCTAGAGCAGGAGCTTTTTCACCAGATATTGCGTGGCGTTGGTTGGAAAACGAGTTAGACACCGTATCTACTCGACCACAAGATCCTTTCTATCTTTCTGAAGAAGATAAAAAAGAGTTGCAAGAAGAAATTTTCCCGTTTTGGAAAGGCCAATCTGTTGATGAGCACTGTGAAGATCAATACCGTGAAGCTGGACTTTGGGAGCTGTCAGGGGAGTCATTTGTTTCAGATTGTTCCTACCATCAATTAAATGGCGGGGGCGACTCTAACCCAGGGTATGACGTAATATTGATGAAAAAAGGCATGATTGACATCCAAAATGAAGCAAAAGCCAAGTTAGAAGAACTAGAATACGAAAACCCTGAAGATATTGAAAAAATCTACTTTTATAAATCCATTATAGATACAACCGAAGGTGTAATGGCTTACGCTAGACGCATGTCAGATTACGCAGCGGAGCTTGCAGCAAAAGAAACCAACCCTAAACGTAAAGCAGAGTTACAGAAAATATCAGAAATTAACAGAAAAGTACCAGCTCACAAACCAGAAACTTTTTGGGAAGCAGTTCAAGCTGTATGGACCATTGAATCTCTACTTGTTGTAGAGGAGAACCAAACAGGTATGTCCATAGGTCGTGTTGACCAATATATGTACCCATTCTTCAAGGCAGATTTAGAAAATGGACGAATGACTGAGCGTGAAGCATTTGAACTAGCTGGTTGTATGCTAATTAAAATGTCTGAGATGATGTGGCTTACCAGTCAGGAAGCTTCAGAGTTTTTTGCAGGCTATCAACCTTTTGTTAATATGTGTGTTGGTGGTGTGACCAGAGAAGGACTTGATGCTACTAACGATTTAACCTATCTTCTAATGGATGCTGTAAGGCATGTTAAAATTTATCAACCTACGCTGGCTACCCGTATCCATAGCCAATCACCTAAAAAATATCTAAAGAAAATTGTAGACGTTGTTCGCTCTGGGATGGGATTCCCCGCTTGTCACTTCGACGATGTTCACATCAAGATGATGTTAGCAAAGGGTGTTTCTATAGAAGATGCTCGTGACTACTGCCTAATGGGCTGTGTTGAGCCACAAAAGTCAGGTCGCTTATACCAATGGACATCTACAGCTTATACTCAATGGCCTATCGCCATAGAACTAACTATGAACAACGGAGTACCACAGTGGTATGGCAAAAAAGTCACCCCAGACTTTGGTGATGTAGACCAGTACAAAACGTATGAAGAGTTTGACAACGCTGTAAAAGAGCAAATCAAATATATTACCAAACTAACCAGCGTGGCAACTGTGATCTCGCAAAGAGTTCATAGAGACCTTGCACCTAAGCCGCTAATGTCGATAATGTACGAAGGTTGTATGGAAAATGGCAAGGATGTATCCTCTGGCGGAGCTATGTACAACTTCGGTCCTGGAGTTGTATGGAGTGGACTAGCCACATACGTAGATTCAATGGCTGCTATTAAAAAGCTTGTATTCGATGACAAAAAATATACTCTAAAACAGTTAAACGAAGCTTTAAAAGCGGATTTTGCAGGCTGCGAACAACTTAGAAACGATTGCTTAAAAGCACCAAAGTATGGTAACGACGAAGACTATGCAGATCTAATCGCTGCTGACCTAGTTAACTTTACAGAGACAGAACATCGTAAATTTAGAACACTATACTCTGTGTTATGTCATGGCACCCTATCTATCTCTAACAATACACCATTTGGCCAATTGACCGGTGCTACTGCAAACGGTAGAAAAGCTTGGGCTCCACTATCTGATGGAATTAGTCCTTCGCAAGGGGCAGACTTTAAAGGACCTACAGCGATAATCAAGTCTGTATCAAAAATGGCATGCGACAACATGAACCTAGGTATGGTTCACAACTTCAAGCTTATGAGTGGTCTTTTAGACACACCAGAAGGCGAACAAGGAATCATCACACTGCTACGTACCGCTAACATGTTAGGTGTTGGAGA